Below is a genomic region from Primulina eburnea isolate SZY01 chromosome 9, ASM2296580v1, whole genome shotgun sequence.
cTAGATATCtcctctgtctcatgttcagctctttctgcgtgaagaagtacttcaggctgttgtgatcagtaaaaatctgaacttctccccatacagataTTGTCTCAAAATATTCAGAGAAAACACTACTGTtgctagctcgaggtcatgattcggataattcttctcatgaatcttcaGCTATCTAGATGCGTAGGTTATAACCTTATCATGCTGCATCATAACCGCGCCCAAACCGAGCTTCTACGCATCTGTATAAACCACAAACTCTCCatgccctgatggcatagctaTAACTGGTGTTGTGGTCAATGCTAGCTTCAACCTGTCAAAGCTCTCCTGGCACTCAGATCCCCATAaaaacttagcattcttcttctTCATGGTTGTCATAGGCACCGCAATAGAAGAGAAGCCCTCAATGAATTTCCTATAGTACCCAGCCAATCCAAAACAGCTATGGATCTCTGTCACGCTCTCAGGCACTAGCCAATCTCTGATTGCTTCGACCTtactggggacaaactctatgCCATCCTGAGATACGATGTGGTCCAAGAATGTACACTTGTCAAGCCAGAACTCGTACTTACTGAACTTGGCATACATACTTCTGTCCTATAAAGCCTGCACTACGCTCCTCAGGTGCTGACTGTGGTGACCCTGTTCAGATCTCGATAGTCAATGCATAGTCAAATgcagccatccttcttcttgacaaatagaactGGTGCACCCCATGGAGAAACGCTAGGgtgaatgaaacccttatctagcaaATCATGTATAGATCTTTCAGTTCTTTTATCTCGGCAGGTGCTAGACAGGTAGGGTGCTTTAGATATCGGCATTGTCCCTGGCATGAGCTCAATAGAGAAGTCCAgctctctatctggtggaatgcttgAAACATCATCAAGAAAAACACTAGAGACTCTCTGACCACCTCTACGTCCTCTAGCCTCTGAtcgtgtaacgaaccgtattctttactacttaaaatttgcggaaaaatttaagattttcttttaaactaaatgaaatgcggaaatgaaatcaaatacggtcgtcactacatccttcatcaataaaaatatttgaaatcgacatcaccaataaaatttgctgAAAAGAAACACTGTTCCAAAAGTCTTGAAACgaaacataacatcagagtattttaaacttgcataaaaagaatcgtaaaataacgtgggcggtcctcgggtttagcctgccgctcagtccaagcctgccccttggtcaccacctcctgcctcctcgtcaacatactcacctgcatcgatcaagtctagtgagtctaaagactcaacacgtataaactgggataactagtactacgtaataaaatcgcatgcaactttaaaataggacatacataacttgaaacttgaacttgcataacaaacttgaacatacgtacatgcaTAACTAGACGTGTcgtcaacataaactttcatatacatactgcatacgtaaacatacataacttgatcattttgcgtagaggcatgtttcaaagcaagtgacccataacataaaagagcctgatcagactataccacagtactgggctgacagggacgtatccactgccgcatacataagatccccgttcataatttaacgggctgattggtccccgttcataatttaacgctttccaaccacgatctaacccgttcataatttaacgggcggattggtccccgttcataatttaacgctttccaatcctaaacataatttggtcacaagacatttagcatacctcaaaaacttaaaatattttcttgcacgtcatacatacttacttggcgttgagggattcgttggaactttgatcggggccgttgctgcacatactaacatgaatttgcataacttaaacgtagaaatcatacttactctcaagttcaatcaatacttaggacgttctaacatttcccatgacacgaccttgaaaatccttgcactaaaccatgacgtcaaATCCCAAAAATAACTTACAAATCTTTCCCAaacagtgagtacacggacccctaccccgggtccgtgtacaggtccgtctagGTGCGGTGCTGTGATACTCGGAAGgaagaagggacacggaccccgtgcctacctccgtgtaggggtccgtgtagactcgggtgaaagactccatgaaaagggtggacacggaccccgtgccaggatccgtgccagggtccgtgcagactctggaaaaatgcactccggaagaacaaaggcctggaccccgtgccagggtccgtgtaagggtccgtgtaggatctgtgatcgcgaacttacgaaaattcttgtACATGCTTTGCTTAACTTTCTAGACCCGGTTGCACGAACtatgaaccgacaccccgagGCACAACTTAACATGCTAACACATAGAAACAACTCCATACAAGCACCCCAAAGCAATGACGTCCACCATACGGCACACACACAATTCacaaacgtggcaattgacaccaaatcggttcctacgacttctagtgtattcgagtgcctatcaaTACCGAACGACATGATAAATAATGGTCCAACATCATACCATACATACCTAGAcgtagcaacgatcacccgtcgattcccaacgaagcctgcaacaataaaagctcaagaacacatattttcgtaaaaatcgcagtttgagcagtcccacgaaaaacgtcataactcactcaatttttgtccaaaaatttccaatcatatatcaaatcgaaggtatcgaaacgtTCTACGACTTTGTAGTTAAAAGTTTTCTTAAAATATGcaccgaaaattcgcagtttacacgggaacagcaaaaacgagtttctAGATCTAAAATTCATTCAAAACCGATCCGAATcaatttctgctcaaacgacgaacgccgcacacatatttttacgcataaaacaacgcaacacataatatgacatgatcgatacagaaagaacagattatacgtgccttttgatggtaaatttaccgaaacggcgatatcgaagcggagacGGTGTGAGGCTCGATCCGTGACGAAAGTGGCGCTAAAATCCTTGAAGAGAACACACGAAAATATGCTGGAATAATTCAGAGGAGGGGGCGGCCGTTTCTTTcacaagaaccctaggttttcttttttttttaaaatctgaaaataaacttgtaggtgtgtgttgtgtgttttagtgtgtgtaaaaacgtgtttagtgtgtgtgagtgttgAAAACGTGTGTGTGATTTAATTTGGAGAAAtttagtgctaaattaactaattaaaataataattaaaagttaacactcactaatttaatcaaactctacaattaaaataattacacaccaattttaaagtttcaaactcttaaatcTCTAAATACAtagtaataatttaaaaatattaaaacttgataACTAAATAAATTtccccatcctcaacttaaaataaaataccacattttaatttGCCAACaccgtcaccggtcttttcctcgatcccgcctcgaataatcgcctgaaacatgaaacttgaaaagcGTTTTAATgtgcatcgcataaacataaataatttaaaataatgcatttaaataaatcatgcatcgctaaaactcatttaaaattaattgaaatgatttaataatttaaataaatgcatgggttatacgtgtactgaattttggGCACTatagttcctcccccacttataaaaatttcgtccccgaaattaagtcttaccgaacaactccgggtagcgaagtctcatgtcggcctctgactcccaagtggcttcctccactgattgattcagccactgaactttgaccaacttagtcgtcttgttccgaagcctgcgctcctgtctgtctaggatttggactggtttctcctcataagacaggtctggagtcaactgtagcggctcataactcagaacatgagaaggattagccaaatattttctcagcatcgagactatggaacacattgtgcaccccggcaagggctacacgataagctagtgtcccaactctgtccaaaacctcaaacggtccaataaacctcagactcaacttgcctcttttcccaaatctcatcacacccttcatgggtgctatcctgacgaaaacgtgatcacccactgaaaattcgagatctctcctcctcttatcagcataactcttctgacggctttgggcagccttcattctgtcacgaatctttacCACCACgtcggcagtctgctgaactatttctggccCAAGCTCTactctctcaccaacctcatcccaatgaactggtgatctgcacttcctcccatacaacgcctcatagggtgccattccaatagatgattggaagctattgttgtatgtgaactccactagaggtagtctagactcccaagctccttggaaatcaatcatgcaggctcacagcaaatcctctaaaatctgaatcactcgctcagactggccatctgtctgcgggtgaaaagctgtactgaaaagcaacttcgtccccatggctgcatgcaaactcttccagaaggacaatgtgaatctcgggtccctgtcggacacaattgaaactgggaaTCCATGTAGACGGACTATCTCCCTAATATATAGCTCCgcgtactgcgtcatggagaaagtcgtcttcactggtagaaaatgcgctgacttagtgagtcggtctactataacccaaatagaattcgatcctctgactgacctcggcaacccgaccacaaaatccatagtaatgttctcccacttccactcgggaatggggagtggcttaaccaatcctgctggcctctgatgctctgccttcacttgctgacaagtgaggcattctgacacaaatcggcggatgtctctcttcatccctggccaccaatacaataattgtaggtctttgtacatcttggtgcctcctgggtgaatggaatacggagatgcgtgtgcctctgtcaatatatcctgtctgatcgatccaacactaggcacccacattctacctctgtatctcacaatgccgtctgaaactgtgtacaacACACTGCCCTTtgcttcgtctttcagtctccatttctgtaactgctcatctgaagactgtcctgtccagatacggtctagcaagtcagatttgactgtcagattagacagcctaggaactctgccctcacgataaatctctagaccgaaattctgaatctcagattgaagaggtctctgaactGATAACTGagctacaactgccacttttctgcttaaagcgtctgcgacaacattagcctttcccggatggtagctaatttcacagtcgtaatctttcacaagttccaaccaccgtctctgtctcatattcagctccttctgcgtgaagaaatatttgagactcttgtggtcggtgaagatctgacacttctcgccgtataggtagtgtctccaaattttcagggcGAAGACAATGGCGGCTAACTCGAGGTCGTGagtcggatagttcttctcgtgcactttcaattgcctggaagcataggctatgacccgaccccgctgcatcaatactgcgcctaacccgagcttagatgcatcggtatataacacaaagtctccttgccctgatggcatggctagtACCGGCGCAGAAATAAGAACTTGCTTCAACGTGTCGAAGCTCTtttgacattcatcactccacacaaatttagaattcttcttggtgagtgaagtgagtggcaccgctatggacgaaaatccctttATAAACTTGCGgtagtaaccagctaaacccaaaaagctgcggatttcagatgcattcttcggctcaacccattccttgacagccgctactttcgctggatccacctcgattccactgctagatactatatgccccaaaaatgctaccttttctaaccaaaattcacagttactgaatttcgcaaataacttgcgactctgcaaagcCTGTAatactgtcctcaagtgctggcgGTGCTCCTcctggctcttcgagtatataagaatATCGTCTATGAATaatatgacgaattgatcgaggaacggctgaaatattcggttcatgagatccatgaaaattgctagAGCATTAGCcagtccaaacggcatcaccaaAAACTCGTAATGTCTGTATCTAGTCCTGAAGGCTGttttgtggacatctgcatccttcactttcagttgatggtaccctgatcgaagatctatcttagagaacacggtggctccctgcaactgatcaaacaagtcttcgattctaggcaacgggtacttattcttgatcgttaccttgttcaactcacggtaatcgatgcacggtctcatgcttccgtctttctttttcacaaaaagtactggtgcgccccacggtgagaaactcgggcggataaactctttgtctaagagctcctgaatctgttgcttgagttctaacatttccgttggagctaatcgatacggtgccttagagattggcaccgtgcctggcatgagatcaatggcaaactccacctctctctctggtggaagacctgaaacatcgtctgggaagacgtctgggaattcactgactactggcacttctGCTAAAGATGGAGTAGTCACATCCGGTGCTGAAATAATACTCGCCAAGAAGGCCTGGCAGCCCTTGGAAATcagtctcctcgcctgcatgcacgaaatcatgcgagggaagtttTTCCATCtatctggctcaaaaagaaacttCTCCATACCCAATGGTCTGACTAgtactgatctcttctgaaagttgataagaactctgttcttagtcagccagtccattcccattatgatgtcgaattctggcattggcaataggattaaatctgcatacactaggtggccatgcagttctaggtcgatatctctgaccacactggtagctaacagctcttcccctgatgggactgctTACTGAaaaattcacgtctaggccaatggacttgaggtccagatgattagcaaacgtttccgatatgaaggagtgagtggctcctgagtctatcaatgcggttgtggataatctcttaataaaaatgtttcctgagagacgttagcacaacaaacTAACTTACATCCCAAAATTATTAACATAAACCTTAAGCACAGAAGAACCCAATATCTCAAGTTACTAAAGAAAAATAATACTAGCACACTAACAATCCCAAACCAAaatccacatgcaaggcaaaataatactgagctttggtaggaaagtttaccggtcagtagTGTAGTGTCTGGGTTTGCCTTCTGCGCATGCATGGCAAAAACTCTCCCTTGagttggttgcttccactgcgggcactccttcagcatgtgatccgtagctccacacttgaagcacttgcctgatccatacaagcactgccccgggtgctgacggttgcatttaggacacacggggaaggcaacgggcttctgaggcgccccttgctgctgaactggacccttgccctttggtggtccatgataAGGCTTCTTTGCTGAAGGCCCCTGGTACTGCTTCTTAAATTGGGgcctctgatgctgctgctgctgcggtggagcctgatagggcctcttgccctgtctgtcagcctcaatatctcgTTGGTCTTGCTCCGCCGCCAAAGCCctagatacggcgactgcataagaagggggaccagctactcggacgtcgcggcgcaagatcggccgcaaaccattcaGGAAATGTCTCAATTTTGCCTGTACATCATTCGCAataaggggcacgaagtgacaccccctctcaaatttCCTCACAAACTCGgccacgctactgtctccctgtcgcagcgtcataaactcgttggtgagtctggttcgtacttcctcagtgaagtacttggagtaaaagacttccttgaaaccattccatggcAGTACTTGCAGATTGACTGCCAcggatgcgctctcccaccataacCTGGCGTCTCCAGTCAATAAGAAGATGGCACAACGGACCCTATCAGCATCTGCcagctccataaagtcgaaaattacttcgatggacttgatccatccctcagcgaccatcgggtcagtagtacccgaaaactccttcggactcatcctccgaaACCTCTCATATACCGCCTCGGGTTGGGGCCTCGTCCCTGCGCCTGCTgctgcctggttccccgcaaactgtgcgaagaactgcgtcataccagcaagcatctgagcctgcatatctggaggtggcggtggtggaggattggccctctcctcaactCGAGGCTCTCTATCCTCCTCCCTTgtttcacggtcgatcacacgtctaggaggcatgctgttccaatgaattacccaacacgtaaacccaacatgcatgtacatatatcaatatttatgatgcacgtaaatcaaacttaaaacatgcacatactgaaatcataacttgatgcttactacataacataatacaaaactttaaacttacagacttgaggtgtgacttcgtgagcttcttgcgactggcggtagacgtaaccctttacaagaacaccgctctgatactgtagtatcccgattcctaatttgagttaattattagattaattattttcggtgggatcggaaggaccgaaccgggttcggatcgtccgatcatggttcggatcgtccgagccagatgtcggatcatccaagccaggtggctggacccgtggcagacatgcagaattcggatcatccgagcaagggttcggatcgtccgagacaggtggctggacacgtagaacgcatgcaaggttcggatcgtccgaagtgggttcggagcgtccgaagtgtaccggatcggagcttccgaagtggatcggatcgtccgaacattggctataaatagaggcgcgaggcttcatttgtgactcgccatttcagggagttccagagcatttcagtcgtttctgacaggtttctagtctttttccgaggttcgggcactagcggggagctactagtattgtagcggagctgtgctctagtttggagctagcggcaccagtgggctgactgcggacgcaggcgtgagtctaggactgattgttaggatctgctggtttgaggtacgaaagtactatccgagatatcctggtcgagtatacatccttatatgtgttgcatgattatgtggtgcattgatatatgtcatatgatgcatgctattatgtcacgttttatgatgcatgttgcatttcatgttgagccgtatctccttcgagatagcctttactgttgagctgtatctctttcgagataagctatatcttgtggggccgctcagccctgtcttgtcttgtggacgcatggacaccgagagtacacagtggccgacgggttgggagggcttcggtgatccgggacatttttggtccacgtctgttcttgtagtggatgcagtgacccagaggagtaccgcgcggcactatccacttggcgcctctagactgagcattttgagatcctttgttactcctgtttcttgactaccctggtatcatatcatagcatgtgcatttcatataggcttgtatactcatgcttttttactgggcgttcttatcgctcacgtcctcggttttgtttatcttggacaccccattccctcggggcaggcctcaggttggatggctcaggaagagcaggaggaggacagtgagtagctggttggtttagttttcagtactattctaattcgatatggttgtactgaatatattttgagttgttctgttttcgattgggttgtataactattgtcgttggccataattccgctgttatctctgattattattaattaagttaattgcatgcttagttcttgattagtaggtgattctggaacgggtcactacatttatggtatcagagcatgcttacgattttgggatatagattctgttttgggattttcgttgaccattttaccatttttccccattctatcttgtagcgatggctgaccactttggtgatgagagtagtcagggaagtgtaggtcgttggggtgaccaggacgatcgtaggcgtcatcgtgaacattgtcatcgtcgggatggtcctaggcgttttgatttgcaccgtttcattcagatggggcctaagcctttagtcggcggtgagactcccgatgatgctgaggattggttagagcgcatggagagttgtttccgtgcattccagtgcaccgaggagcagaggatggagactcttagttttcttctcgagggccgtgcgcgcaagtggtggcgatcgacttctgcgccgatagtccagtctcagggtagggtgacctGGGCCGAGTTCCGTGCAGctatgatgatatttccaagactgcatttcgtactcgatatgggcattacgagtttctagttatgccatttggaatgacgaatgcgccagcagtgttcatggatctgatgaatcgagtctttcgggattttctagatcagtttgttgtggtttttatcgacgatatcttgatttattctcacagtgtggaagagcatatccagcacttgaggattgtgttgcagattcttcgcgagaagcaattgtatgctaagctgagtaagtgcgagttctggattgatcgtgtagtattccttggtcatgtgatttccaaggaaggaatttctgtggatcccagcaagattgaagcagtgctgaattggtcacgtcctacgacagtggctgagatccgtagttttctaggtctggcagggtattatcgtcgcttcatcgtgaatttctctcaggtagctagaccattgacgcaacttactcggaaggatgttccatttgagtggtcatctgagtgcgaagatagtttcagagagcttcgtcgacttctgacttctgcacctattttggcgttaccgtcaggatctgatggtttcagtgtttacaccgatgcttcttttcaaggcttagggtgtgtgttgacgcagaatggtcatgtgatcgcttatgcttccagacagttgaaacctcacgaggaaaagtatcctattcatgatctagaattagctgctattgtgttcgcgctgaagatctggcgtcattacttgtacggggttaagtttgaaatttttactgatcataagagtctgaagtatctgttcactcaggctgagttgaatatgagacaacgtcgttggatggatctacttaaagattatgactgcgagatcaaataccat
It encodes:
- the LOC140840756 gene encoding uncharacterized mitochondrial protein AtMg00860-like; this encodes MYAKFSKYEFWLDKCTFLDHIVSQDGIEFVPSKVEAIRDWLVPESVTEIHSCFGLAGYYRKFIEGFSSIAVPMTTMKKKNAKFLWGSECQESFDRLKLALTTTPVIAMPSGHGEFVVYTDA